A single region of the Pseudomonas mandelii genome encodes:
- a CDS encoding polysaccharide biosynthesis protein: MNMNVFLRKLLLYVPVKMIPAVSGIFLVFFLYKSFPEGQYVSYSVSLFCSLVAAQLCAGWVGNSFIYYYSGVEDKKLFVSNCICVILLIAPMASILAGVISICLISERDLFLFVWMLCFSQILFFFLSSMCQAGFLVKQQLIAVLLQAVMQIGLVMVFFRFSEVDFRYALVASVAGYAIAAFFMLFSVSRIFGLCNPFSSIELFKVDLKLIYQYGAALSPWILGMLVMAGADRLAIGYYEIEHGDSYLSLKDLFVGGAGLLSMPLLMMVHPFVIKKFREGVFAIRIIESSSSFLIVAFSLLWCALYFVGFDFFERMTGKKIGASTIVIFYAFAGVFLNSAAVYFQKRLEVHRKMKLLAYLSLMSALMSVCFAWLGGMFWGLYGVSLGVLLAQSIYFICVVASMYKRLNVYRGFLQPFMVSSLAFLAGYVFYLGLQSEWVDFFWWEKSLFWLVGFSVVSLLSLWKGVRWIEFMKATL, from the coding sequence ATGAATATGAACGTTTTTCTTCGAAAGCTTCTTCTTTATGTGCCGGTCAAAATGATACCTGCTGTTTCAGGTATTTTTTTAGTTTTCTTTTTATATAAATCGTTTCCTGAGGGGCAGTATGTAAGTTATTCAGTAAGCTTGTTCTGTTCATTGGTGGCTGCGCAATTGTGCGCTGGTTGGGTTGGTAATTCTTTTATTTATTATTACTCAGGTGTTGAAGATAAAAAGTTGTTTGTTTCAAATTGCATATGTGTGATTTTATTAATTGCACCCATGGCCTCGATATTGGCGGGTGTAATTTCTATTTGTTTGATATCTGAGCGCGATTTGTTTCTGTTTGTTTGGATGCTATGTTTTAGCCAGATCCTGTTTTTTTTCCTTTCATCCATGTGTCAGGCTGGCTTCTTGGTGAAGCAGCAACTCATCGCTGTGCTTCTGCAGGCTGTTATGCAGATTGGCTTGGTAATGGTTTTTTTTAGATTTTCAGAAGTCGATTTCAGATATGCGTTAGTTGCGTCAGTAGCAGGTTATGCCATCGCAGCATTTTTTATGCTGTTCTCTGTGTCGCGTATATTTGGTCTTTGTAATCCGTTTTCGAGTATTGAGTTGTTCAAAGTCGATCTGAAGCTTATTTACCAATATGGTGCTGCCCTGTCGCCATGGATTCTAGGTATGTTAGTGATGGCGGGGGCTGATCGACTTGCTATCGGTTATTATGAGATTGAGCATGGTGATTCGTACTTGTCTTTAAAGGATCTATTTGTAGGTGGTGCCGGGCTCTTAAGTATGCCACTGCTGATGATGGTCCATCCATTTGTTATTAAAAAGTTTAGGGAAGGCGTATTTGCTATCAGGATCATAGAAAGCTCCTCCAGTTTTCTAATTGTCGCGTTTTCATTGCTTTGGTGTGCGTTGTATTTTGTCGGGTTTGATTTTTTTGAGAGGATGACGGGAAAGAAAATAGGGGCATCCACTATCGTCATTTTCTATGCTTTCGCGGGTGTTTTTTTAAACAGCGCGGCCGTGTATTTTCAGAAGCGTCTCGAAGTACATAGAAAAATGAAGTTGCTAGCGTATCTTTCACTCATGTCCGCGCTTATGTCCGTCTGTTTTGCTTGGCTCGGCGGTATGTTCTGGGGGCTGTACGGTGTGTCCTTGGGGGTTTTATTGGCCCAATCCATTTATTTCATTTGTGTCGTTGCCAGTATGTATAAACGTCTCAATGTATATAGGGGTTTCCTGCAGCCCTTTATGGTGTCGTCATTAGCTTTCTTAGCGGGTTATGTTTTTTATTTGGGCTTGCAAAGTGAATGGGTCGATTTTTTTTGGTGGGAAAAGTCGCTTTTTTGGTTAGTAGGATTTTCGGTGGTATCGCTTCTATCCCTTTGGAAAGGAGTGAGGTGGATTG
- a CDS encoding lipopolysaccharide assembly protein LapA domain-containing protein, whose protein sequence is MRNFRRVTLVVFVLVFVLLTLTFVLENQQSISLLLLGWPLPEVPISIAIIFALLVGMLIGPLFTFLFGRARRQRQRHSI, encoded by the coding sequence ATGCGTAATTTCAGGCGCGTCACATTGGTAGTGTTCGTTTTAGTGTTTGTTCTGCTCACGTTGACATTTGTTCTTGAAAATCAACAGAGCATTTCTTTGTTGTTGCTGGGTTGGCCTCTGCCAGAAGTGCCTATATCGATTGCTATAATATTCGCTCTGCTAGTTGGAATGTTGATTGGTCCGCTTTTTACGTTTCTGTTTGGGCGCGCTAGAAGACAGCGGCAGCGCCATTCGATTTGA
- the ihfB gene encoding integration host factor subunit beta: MTKSELIERIVTHQGLLSSKDVELAIKTMLEQMSQCLATGDRIEIRGFGSFSLHYRAPRVGRNPKTGQSVSLDGKFVPHFKPGKELRDRVNEDEEGEI; the protein is encoded by the coding sequence ATGACGAAGTCGGAGTTGATCGAACGAATTGTCACCCATCAAGGGCTGCTCTCATCCAAGGATGTGGAGCTGGCTATCAAGACTATGCTTGAACAAATGTCTCAATGCCTGGCGACTGGGGATCGTATTGAGATCCGTGGTTTTGGTAGTTTTTCATTGCACTATCGTGCGCCGCGGGTGGGGCGCAATCCGAAGACTGGGCAGTCGGTGAGTCTTGACGGAAAGTTTGTTCCGCATTTCAAGCCGGGGAAGGAGCTTAGGGATCGAGTGAATGAAGATGAGGAGGGTGAGATTTGA
- the rpsA gene encoding 30S ribosomal protein S1, which produces MSESFAELFEESLKTLNLQAGSIITGVIVDIDYQARWVTVHAGLKSEALIPLEQFYNDAGELTINVGDEVHVALDSVEDGFGETKLSREKAKRAECWIVLEAAFAAEEVVKGVINGKVKGGFTVDVNGIRAFLPGSLVDVRPVRDTTHLEGKELEFKVIKLDQKRNNVVVSRRSVLEAENSAEREALLESLQEGQQVKGIVKNLTDYGAFVDLGGVDGLLHITDMAWKRIKHPSEIVNVGDEIDVKVLKYDRERNRVSLGLKQLGEDPWVAIKARYPESTRVTARVTNLTDYGCFAELEEGVEGLVHVSEMDWTNKNIHPSKVVQVGDEVEVMVLDIDEERRRISLGIKQCKSNPWEDFSGQFNKGDKISGTIKSITDFGIFIGLDGGIDGLVHLSDISWNEVGEEAVRRFKKGDELDTVILSVDPERERISLGIKQLESDPFSEYVQENDKGAIVKGIVKEVDAKGAIITLADDIEATLKASEISRDRVEDARNVLKEGQEVEAKIISVDRKSRVIQLSIKSKDDAEEKEAIQSLKDKPSDSIAAGPTTLGDLLRAQMEKQN; this is translated from the coding sequence ATGAGCGAAAGCTTTGCGGAACTCTTTGAAGAAAGCCTAAAAACCCTGAACCTTCAGGCAGGCTCCATCATCACCGGTGTTATCGTTGATATCGATTACCAAGCTCGCTGGGTAACCGTTCACGCTGGCCTGAAGTCTGAAGCACTCATCCCGCTTGAGCAGTTCTACAACGATGCTGGCGAACTGACTATCAACGTCGGTGACGAAGTTCACGTTGCTCTGGACTCGGTTGAAGACGGCTTTGGTGAAACCAAGCTGTCCCGTGAAAAAGCCAAGCGCGCTGAATGCTGGATTGTTCTGGAAGCAGCCTTCGCAGCCGAAGAAGTGGTCAAGGGCGTTATCAACGGTAAGGTTAAAGGCGGCTTCACTGTCGACGTTAACGGCATCCGTGCGTTCCTGCCAGGTTCTCTGGTTGACGTCCGTCCTGTGCGCGACACCACGCACCTGGAAGGCAAAGAGCTGGAATTCAAGGTCATCAAGCTTGACCAGAAACGCAACAACGTTGTCGTTTCCCGTCGTAGCGTCCTCGAAGCCGAGAACTCCGCCGAGCGTGAAGCTCTGCTGGAATCCCTGCAGGAAGGTCAACAAGTCAAAGGTATCGTCAAGAACCTCACCGATTACGGCGCATTCGTCGATCTGGGTGGCGTCGATGGCCTGCTGCACATTACCGACATGGCTTGGAAGCGTATCAAGCATCCTTCCGAAATCGTCAACGTTGGCGACGAGATTGATGTCAAGGTTCTGAAGTACGATCGCGAACGCAATCGTGTTTCCCTGGGCCTCAAGCAACTGGGCGAAGATCCATGGGTTGCTATCAAAGCCCGTTACCCAGAAAGCACTCGCGTTACCGCTCGTGTAACCAACCTGACCGACTACGGCTGCTTCGCTGAGCTGGAAGAAGGCGTTGAAGGCCTGGTACACGTTTCCGAAATGGACTGGACCAACAAGAACATCCACCCTTCGAAAGTCGTACAAGTCGGCGACGAAGTGGAAGTTATGGTTCTGGACATAGACGAAGAGCGTCGTCGTATCTCCCTCGGCATCAAGCAGTGCAAATCTAACCCATGGGAAGATTTCTCTGGCCAGTTCAACAAGGGCGATAAAATCTCCGGCACCATCAAGTCGATCACCGATTTCGGTATCTTCATTGGTCTGGACGGCGGCATCGACGGTCTGGTTCACCTGTCCGACATCTCCTGGAACGAAGTGGGCGAAGAAGCCGTTCGCCGCTTCAAGAAGGGCGACGAGCTGGACACCGTTATCCTGTCGGTTGACCCAGAGCGCGAGCGCATCTCCCTGGGTATCAAGCAACTGGAAAGCGATCCGTTCTCCGAGTACGTTCAAGAGAACGACAAAGGCGCCATCGTTAAAGGCATCGTGAAAGAAGTTGACGCTAAAGGCGCCATCATCACTCTGGCCGACGATATCGAAGCGACTCTGAAAGCCTCCGAAATCAGCCGTGACCGCGTTGAAGACGCGCGCAACGTTCTGAAAGAAGGCCAGGAAGTAGAAGCCAAGATCATCAGCGTTGACCGCAAGAGCCGTGTAATCCAGCTCTCCATCAAGTCGAAAGACGATGCTGAAGAGAAAGAAGCCATCCAAAGCTTGAAAGACAAGCCTTCGGATAGCATCGCTGCTGGTCCTACCACTCTGGGCGACCTGTTGCGTGCACAAATGGAAAAACAGAACTGA
- the cmk gene encoding (d)CMP kinase, translating into MKIIAPVITIDGPSGSGKGTVAGILAKRLGWNLLDSGALYRLLAFAAHNHGVDLTNEELLKKLAAHLDVQFIAATEGQLQRIILEGDEVSDVIRTESVGSGASQVAALPAVREALLQRQRAFQESPGLVADGRDMGTVVFPDAPLKIFLTASAEERARRRYLQLKGKVDGVSLSSLLDEIRARDERDTQRAVAPLKPAADAIQLDSTELSIDQVLERIMSEIAIRDIAG; encoded by the coding sequence GTGAAAATCATCGCACCGGTCATCACCATCGATGGGCCAAGCGGCTCTGGCAAAGGCACGGTCGCCGGGATACTGGCCAAGCGTCTGGGCTGGAATTTGCTCGATTCCGGTGCGCTCTACCGTCTGTTGGCGTTCGCTGCGCATAACCACGGCGTTGACCTGACGAATGAAGAACTGCTGAAAAAGCTTGCCGCTCATCTGGATGTGCAGTTCATTGCGGCGACCGAAGGTCAACTGCAGCGCATCATTCTGGAGGGTGACGAAGTCAGCGATGTCATCCGTACGGAAAGCGTCGGCTCGGGTGCGTCCCAGGTGGCTGCATTGCCCGCGGTACGCGAGGCGCTGCTTCAGCGTCAGCGGGCGTTTCAGGAATCGCCGGGGTTGGTCGCCGATGGGCGCGACATGGGCACGGTGGTTTTTCCGGACGCGCCGCTGAAGATATTCCTCACTGCCAGTGCCGAGGAGCGTGCGCGCCGTCGATACTTGCAGTTGAAGGGCAAAGTCGATGGTGTTAGTCTGTCGAGTCTGCTAGATGAGATCCGTGCACGCGATGAGCGTGACACCCAGCGAGCGGTAGCCCCGCTCAAGCCGGCGGCTGACGCCATACAGCTGGATTCCACGGAGTTATCCATCGATCAGGTGCTGGAACGCATCATGAGCGAGATCGCCATTCGCGATATCGCCGGGTGA
- a CDS encoding bifunctional prephenate dehydrogenase/3-phosphoshikimate 1-carboxyvinyltransferase produces the protein MIGRLVVVGLGLIGGSFAKGLRESGLCREVVGVDLDPQSRKLAVELGVVDRCEEDLAIACQGADVIQLAVPILAMEKMLGRLAGMDLGQAILTDVGSAKGNVVRAATEAFGGMPSRFVPGHPIAGSEQSGVEASNAELFRRHKVILTPLDQTDPAALAVVDRLWRELGADVEHMQVERHDEVLAATSHLPHLLAFGLVDSLAKRNENLEIFRYAAGGFRDFTRIAGSDPVMWHDIFLANREAVLRTLDTFRSDLDALRDAVDAGDGHQLLGVFTRARVAREHFSKILARRAYVDAMNSNDLIFLAQPGGRLTGRIRVPGDKSISHRSIMLGSLAEGVTEVEGFLEGEDALATLQAFRDMGVVIEGPHHGRVTIHGVGLHGLKPAPGPIYLGNSGTSMRLLSGLLAAQDFDSTLTGDASLSKRPMNRVANPLREMGAVIETAAEGRPPMTIRGGNKLKGLTYTMPMASAQVKSCLLLAGLYAEGKTTVTEPAPTRDHTERMLRGFGYPVTVNGATASVESGHKLTATHIEVPGDISSSAFFLVAASIAEGSELVLEHVGINPTRTGVIDILRLMGADITLENQREVGGEPVADLRVRAAKLKGIEIPEALVPLAIDEFPVLFVAAACAEGRTVLRGAEELRVKESDRIQVMADGLLALGVKCEPTPDGIIIDGGLIGGGEVHGHGDHRIAMAFSVASLRATAPIRIHDCANVATSFPNFLALCAQVGIRVAQEAQS, from the coding sequence ATGATCGGTCGCCTGGTGGTGGTCGGCCTGGGGTTGATCGGCGGTTCGTTTGCCAAGGGGTTGCGCGAAAGTGGCCTGTGCCGCGAAGTGGTCGGGGTCGATCTCGACCCGCAGTCGCGCAAGCTCGCGGTTGAGTTGGGCGTGGTGGATCGCTGCGAAGAAGACCTGGCGATTGCTTGTCAGGGCGCGGATGTGATCCAGCTCGCCGTGCCGATCCTTGCCATGGAAAAAATGCTTGGCCGCTTGGCCGGCATGGATCTGGGGCAGGCGATTCTGACCGATGTTGGCAGCGCCAAAGGCAATGTGGTGCGTGCCGCGACCGAAGCGTTTGGCGGCATGCCGTCGCGTTTTGTGCCGGGCCATCCGATTGCCGGTTCCGAGCAGAGCGGGGTGGAAGCCTCCAATGCCGAGTTGTTCCGTCGCCATAAAGTGATTTTGACACCGCTGGATCAGACCGATCCGGCCGCGTTGGCAGTGGTCGACCGTTTGTGGCGTGAATTGGGCGCCGATGTCGAGCACATGCAGGTCGAGCGTCACGACGAAGTGTTGGCGGCAACCAGCCATTTGCCACACTTGCTGGCGTTCGGTCTGGTCGATTCACTGGCCAAACGCAATGAAAACCTTGAGATCTTCCGTTACGCTGCGGGCGGTTTTCGCGATTTCACAAGAATCGCGGGAAGCGACCCGGTCATGTGGCACGACATCTTCCTCGCCAACCGCGAAGCTGTCCTGCGCACACTTGATACATTTCGCAGCGACCTCGACGCCTTGCGCGACGCGGTCGATGCAGGGGATGGGCACCAATTGTTGGGCGTATTCACTCGCGCCCGGGTTGCCCGCGAACATTTCAGTAAAATCCTGGCCCGCCGGGCTTATGTGGACGCTATGAACTCCAACGACCTGATTTTCCTGGCTCAACCTGGTGGCCGCCTGACTGGGCGGATTCGTGTACCGGGCGATAAATCGATTTCCCACCGTTCGATCATGCTCGGCTCCCTGGCCGAAGGCGTCACCGAAGTCGAAGGCTTCCTCGAGGGCGAAGACGCCCTGGCGACCTTGCAAGCCTTCCGCGACATGGGCGTCGTGATCGAAGGTCCGCACCACGGTCGCGTGACCATTCACGGCGTCGGCCTGCATGGCTTGAAGCCTGCGCCGGGCCCGATCTATCTGGGCAACTCCGGCACCTCGATGCGTCTGCTGTCGGGCCTGCTGGCTGCGCAGGACTTCGATAGCACCCTGACCGGTGACGCCTCGCTGTCCAAGCGCCCGATGAATCGCGTGGCCAATCCGCTGCGTGAAATGGGTGCCGTGATCGAGACCGCCGCTGAGGGTCGTCCACCGATGACCATTCGTGGCGGCAACAAGCTCAAGGGTCTGACTTACACCATGCCGATGGCCAGCGCCCAGGTTAAATCCTGCCTGCTGCTAGCCGGCCTGTACGCCGAAGGCAAGACCACCGTCACCGAACCGGCTCCGACCCGCGACCACACCGAGCGCATGCTGCGCGGCTTCGGCTATCCGGTCACCGTTAACGGTGCGACCGCTTCGGTTGAGTCCGGCCACAAGCTGACCGCGACCCACATTGAAGTGCCGGGCGACATCTCGTCTTCCGCGTTCTTCCTGGTGGCGGCATCGATCGCCGAAGGTTCGGAGCTGGTGCTCGAGCACGTCGGCATCAACCCGACCCGCACCGGCGTGATCGACATTTTGCGTCTGATGGGCGCTGATATCACTCTGGAAAACCAGCGTGAAGTCGGCGGCGAGCCGGTGGCGGATCTGCGCGTACGGGCAGCTAAACTCAAGGGTATCGAGATTCCCGAAGCGCTGGTTCCACTGGCCATCGACGAATTCCCGGTGTTGTTCGTGGCCGCGGCCTGTGCCGAAGGGCGCACCGTGTTGCGTGGCGCCGAAGAGCTGCGAGTCAAGGAGTCGGACCGTATCCAGGTCATGGCGGATGGCTTGCTGGCGCTGGGCGTCAAATGCGAACCGACCCCGGACGGCATCATCATCGACGGCGGCCTGATCGGCGGCGGCGAAGTGCACGGTCACGGCGATCACCGGATTGCCATGGCGTTCAGCGTTGCTTCGCTGCGTGCCACCGCACCGATTCGCATCCATGACTGTGCCAACGTCGCAACCTCGTTCCCGAACTTCCTCGCGCTTTGTGCGCAGGTCGGCATTCGTGTTGCACAAGAGGCTCAGTCGTGA
- the hisC gene encoding histidinol-phosphate transaminase produces MSGNFLALAQPGVQQLSPYVPGKPVDELARELNIDPARIIKLASNENPLGASPKALAAIRDELAELTRYPDGNGFALKTLLAEQCRVELNQVTLGNGSNDILELVARAYLAPGLNAVFSEHAFAVYPIATQAVGATAKVVPAKDWGHDLPAMLAAIDADTRVVFIANPNNPTGTWFGAEALDEFLQDVPEHVLVVLDEAYIEYAEGSDLPDGLDFLAAYPNLLVSRTFSKAYGLAALRVGYGLSTAVVADVLNRVRQPFNVNSLALAAACAALQDADYLAESRRLNEAGMQQLETGFRELGLSWIPSKGNFVCVDMGQVAAPIFQGLLREGVIVRPVANYGMPNHLRITIGLPAENSRFLEALTKVLARG; encoded by the coding sequence ATGAGTGGCAACTTCCTCGCTCTGGCGCAGCCGGGCGTGCAACAACTTTCGCCTTACGTTCCGGGCAAACCCGTGGACGAACTGGCGCGTGAGCTGAACATCGATCCAGCCAGAATCATCAAGCTGGCCAGCAATGAAAACCCGTTGGGCGCCAGTCCAAAGGCGCTGGCAGCCATTCGCGACGAACTGGCCGAGCTGACCCGCTATCCGGACGGCAACGGTTTTGCGCTCAAGACCCTGCTGGCCGAGCAGTGCCGCGTCGAGCTGAATCAGGTGACGCTGGGCAACGGTTCCAATGACATTCTGGAGCTGGTGGCGCGTGCGTACCTGGCGCCCGGCCTGAACGCGGTGTTCAGTGAGCATGCGTTTGCTGTTTACCCGATCGCCACGCAAGCCGTCGGCGCGACGGCCAAAGTGGTCCCGGCCAAAGACTGGGGGCATGACCTGCCGGCCATGCTGGCTGCGATCGATGCCGATACTCGTGTGGTATTCATCGCCAACCCGAACAACCCGACCGGGACCTGGTTCGGTGCCGAGGCACTGGATGAGTTCCTGCAGGACGTACCGGAGCATGTGCTGGTGGTGCTGGACGAGGCGTACATCGAATACGCCGAGGGCAGCGACTTGCCGGATGGCCTGGACTTCCTGGCGGCGTACCCGAATCTGCTGGTTTCGCGCACGTTCTCCAAGGCTTATGGCCTGGCGGCACTGCGGGTCGGTTATGGCTTGTCCACTGCGGTGGTTGCCGATGTGCTGAATCGCGTGCGTCAGCCGTTCAACGTTAACAGCCTGGCCCTGGCCGCTGCGTGCGCTGCACTGCAAGATGCCGATTACCTGGCTGAAAGCCGTCGCCTGAACGAAGCCGGCATGCAGCAACTGGAAACGGGGTTCCGTGAGCTGGGGCTGAGCTGGATTCCTTCCAAGGGCAACTTCGTCTGCGTCGATATGGGGCAGGTGGCTGCGCCGATCTTCCAGGGGTTGCTGCGCGAAGGCGTGATCGTGCGTCCGGTGGCCAACTACGGCATGCCGAACCACCTGCGCATCACCATCGGTTTGCCCGCGGAAAACAGCCGCTTCCTTGAGGCGCTGACCAAGGTTCTGGCTCGTGGTTGA
- the pheA gene encoding prephenate dehydratase, whose translation MSEQELKALRVRIDALDAKVLELISERARCAQEVARVKMASLAEGEVPVFYRPEREAQVLKRVMERNQGPLGNEEMARLFREIMSSCLALEQPLKVAYLGPEGTFTQAAAMKHFGHAVISKPMAAIDEVFREVAAGAVNFGVVPVENSTEGAVNHTLDSFLEHDMVICGEVELRIHHHLLVGENTKTDSISRIYSHAQSLAQCRKWLDAHYPNVERVAVSSNAEAAKRVKGEWNSAAIAGDMAASLYGLTRLAEKIEDRPDNSTRFLMIGSQEVPPTGDDKTSIIVSMSNKPGALHELLVPFHDNGIDLTRIETRPSRSGKWTYVFFIDFVGHHRDPLIKGVLEKISQEAVALKVLGSYPKAVL comes from the coding sequence ATGTCTGAGCAAGAACTCAAGGCACTGCGCGTTCGCATTGATGCCCTGGACGCCAAAGTCCTGGAGCTGATCAGTGAGCGTGCACGCTGCGCCCAGGAAGTTGCGCGAGTAAAGATGGCCTCGCTGGCCGAAGGCGAAGTGCCGGTGTTCTATCGTCCTGAGCGTGAAGCTCAGGTGCTCAAGCGCGTAATGGAGCGCAATCAGGGGCCGCTGGGCAACGAAGAGATGGCGCGTTTGTTCCGCGAAATCATGTCGTCGTGCCTGGCCCTCGAACAGCCGCTGAAAGTGGCGTACCTAGGCCCTGAAGGCACCTTCACTCAAGCCGCCGCCATGAAGCATTTCGGCCACGCGGTGATCAGCAAGCCGATGGCGGCGATCGACGAAGTGTTCCGCGAAGTGGCGGCCGGTGCGGTGAATTTTGGCGTGGTCCCGGTGGAAAACTCCACCGAAGGCGCGGTCAACCACACCCTCGACAGCTTCCTCGAACACGACATGGTCATCTGTGGCGAAGTCGAGCTGCGGATTCACCATCACCTGTTGGTGGGTGAAAACACCAAGACCGACAGCATCAGCCGCATCTACTCCCACGCCCAGTCCCTGGCCCAGTGCCGCAAGTGGCTGGACGCGCACTACCCGAATGTCGAGCGCGTGGCTGTGTCGAGTAATGCCGAAGCAGCCAAGCGGGTCAAGGGTGAGTGGAACTCGGCGGCGATTGCCGGCGACATGGCCGCCAGCTTGTACGGGCTGACCCGCCTGGCCGAGAAAATCGAGGATCGCCCGGACAACTCCACGCGCTTCCTGATGATCGGCAGCCAGGAAGTACCGCCGACCGGCGACGACAAGACGTCGATCATCGTCTCCATGAGCAACAAGCCCGGTGCGCTTCATGAGTTGCTGGTGCCGTTCCACGACAACGGTATCGACCTGACGCGAATCGAGACCCGTCCGTCGCGCAGCGGTAAATGGACCTACGTGTTCTTCATCGACTTCGTCGGCCACCACCGTGATCCGTTGATCAAAGGTGTACTGGAAAAGATCAGTCAGGAAGCAGTAGCACTCAAAGTGCTGGGTTCTTACCCGAAAGCAGTTCTCTAA
- the serC gene encoding 3-phosphoserine/phosphohydroxythreonine transaminase, giving the protein MSKRAYNFCAGPAALPEAVLQRAQGELLDWHGKGLSVMEMSHRSDEFVSIATKAEQDLRDLLNIPSNYKVLFLQGGASQQFAQIPLNLLPESGTADYIDTGIWSQKAIEEASRYGRVNVAATAKPYDYFAIPGQNEWSLSKDAAYVHYAPNETIGGLEFSWVPETGDVPLVADMSSDILSRPIDVSRFGMIYAGAQKNIGPSGIVVNIIREDLLGHARSLCPTMLNYKVAADNGSMYNTPPTLAWYLSGLVFEWLKEQGGVEAIGKLNEVKQRTLYDFIDASGLYSNPINKSDRSWMNVPFRLADDRLDKPFLAGADERGLLNLKGHRSVGGMRASIYNAVDIVAVNALISYMAEFEKEHG; this is encoded by the coding sequence GTGAGCAAGAGAGCCTATAACTTCTGTGCCGGTCCTGCGGCACTTCCCGAAGCTGTCCTGCAGCGCGCCCAGGGTGAACTCCTTGATTGGCACGGCAAGGGCCTGTCGGTCATGGAGATGAGCCATCGCAGTGATGAGTTCGTGTCCATCGCCACCAAGGCCGAGCAGGATCTGCGTGATCTGCTGAATATCCCCTCGAACTATAAAGTGCTGTTTCTGCAAGGTGGCGCCAGCCAGCAATTTGCTCAGATTCCTCTGAACCTGTTGCCGGAAAGCGGCACCGCCGACTATATCGACACCGGTATCTGGTCGCAGAAAGCCATCGAAGAAGCCTCGCGCTACGGTCGCGTCAACGTTGCCGCTACTGCCAAGCCTTATGACTATTTCGCCATTCCCGGTCAGAACGAGTGGAGCCTGTCGAAAGACGCGGCCTACGTTCACTACGCACCGAACGAAACCATTGGCGGCCTGGAATTCAGTTGGGTCCCGGAAACTGGCGACGTTCCGCTGGTGGCCGACATGTCTTCGGACATTCTCTCGCGCCCAATCGATGTTTCGCGCTTCGGCATGATCTACGCCGGCGCGCAGAAAAACATCGGCCCGAGCGGCATTGTCGTGAACATCATTCGCGAAGACCTGTTGGGTCATGCCCGTTCCCTGTGCCCGACCATGCTCAACTACAAGGTCGCGGCCGATAACGGCTCGATGTACAACACCCCGCCTACCCTGGCCTGGTATCTGTCCGGTCTGGTGTTCGAGTGGCTGAAAGAGCAGGGTGGTGTTGAAGCTATCGGCAAGCTCAACGAAGTGAAGCAGCGCACGCTGTACGACTTCATTGACGCCAGCGGCTTGTACAGCAACCCGATCAACAAGTCGGATCGCTCGTGGATGAATGTTCCGTTCCGCCTGGCTGACGACCGTCTCGACAAGCCATTCCTGGCCGGTGCCGACGAACGTGGCCTGTTGAACCTCAAGGGTCACCGTTCCGTGGGCGGCATGCGTGCCTCCATCTATAACGCCGTCGACATCGTTGCGGTCAACGCACTGATTTCGTACATGGCAGAGTTCGAGAAGGAACACGGCTAA